A stretch of Microtus pennsylvanicus isolate mMicPen1 chromosome 5, mMicPen1.hap1, whole genome shotgun sequence DNA encodes these proteins:
- the Rassf10 gene encoding ras association domain-containing protein 10 codes for MDPSEKKISVWICQEEKLVSGLSRRTTCSDVVRVLLEDGCRRRRRQRRGQRRGKAEDPSSPLEQPEPPDENDEDDDDLMPQGMLCGPPHCYCIVEKWRGFERILPNKTRILRLWTAWGDEQENVRFVLVRSEASLPNAGPRSAEARVVLSRERPCLARGAPARPSLAMTQEKQRRVVRKAFRKLAKLNRRRQQQPPSPCSSTSSSTASSCSSPPRTQESASVERMETLVHLVLSQDHTIRQQVQRLRELDREIDRYEAKVHLDRMRRHGVNYVQDTYLVGADIDLDGPAPGEEPEEATLAEKGTEAVASLDSEAQAAALEELARRCDDLVRLQEERAQQEELLERLSTEIQEELNQRWMRRRNEELAAREEPPEPDSGPDGELSLEQERVRTQLSTSLYIGLRLSTDLEAVKADLDYSQQQRDIKERELQGLLQTLRTLEQTVVNDGALGSGGPSREPQPQTCAEMWVDQARGMAKSCPGNDEDSDTGLSSMHSQDSDSVPPVCESLV; via the coding sequence ATGGATCCTTCGGAGAAGAAGATATCGGTGTGGATCTGCCAAGAGGAAAAGCTGGTGTCCGGCCTCTCCCGCCGCACCACCTGCTCAGACGTGGTACGCGTGCTTTTGGAGGACGGCTGCCGGCGGCGACGCAGGCAGCGGCGAGGCCAGCGCCGGGGGAAGGCGGAGGACCCGTCCAGTCCGTTGGAGCAGCCCGAGCCCCCGGACGAAAACGACGAGGATGACGACGACTTGATGCCCCAGGGCATGCTATGTGGGCCCCCGCACTGCTATTGCATCGTGGAAAAGTGGCGCGGCTTTGAGCGCATCCTGCCCAACAAGACGCGAATCTTGCGCCTCTGGACCGCCTGGGGCGACGAGCAGGAGAATGTGCGCTTCGTGCTGGTGCGCAGCGAGGCATCGCTGCCCAACGCCGGGCCACGCAGCGCTGAGGCGCGGGTAGTACTCAGCCGCGAGCGCCCCTGCCTGGCCCGGGGAGCCCCGGCGCGGCCCAGCTTGGCCATGACCCAGGAGAAGCAGCGGCGGGTGGTGCGCAAGGCCTTCCGCAAACTGGCCAAGCTCAACCGGAGGCGCCAGCAGCAGCCGCCGTCGCCTTGTTCGTCCACGTCGTCGTCCACCGCCTCGTCCTGTTCGTCGCCGCCTAGGACCCAGGAGAGCGCGTCGGTGGAGCGCATGGAGACGCTGGTGCATCTGGTGTTGTCGCAGGATCACACTATCCGCCAACAGGTGCAGCGGCTCCGGGAGCTGGACCGTGAGATCGACCGCTACGAGGCTAAGGTGCACCTGGACCGCATGCGGCGGCACGGAGTCAACTACGTTCAGGATACTTACCTGGTAGGGGCTGACATCGATCTCGACGGGCCGGCTCCTGGAGAGGAACCCGAGGAGGCGACGCTGGCGGAGAAGGGGACGGAGGCAGTGGCATCCCTGGACAGCGAGGCTCAGGCGGCCGCGCTGGAGGAGCTGGCCCGGCGCTGCGACGACCTGGTGCGGCTGCAAGAGGAGCGCGCCCAACAGGAGGAGTTGCTGGAGCGCTTGTCCACCGAGATCCAGGAGGAGCTGAACCAGCGGTGGATGAGGCGGCGCAATGAGGAACTGGCAGCTCGAGAGGAGCCCCCGGAGCCCGACAGCGGTCCGGATGGCGAGCTGTCGCTGGAGCAGGAGCGGGTCAGGACGCAGCTCAGCACTAGCCTTTACATCGGGCTGAGGCTCAGCACGGACCTGGAGGCGGTCAAGGCTGACTTGGATTACAGCCAACAGCAGAGGGACATTAAGGAGCGCGAGCTGCAGGGCCTTCTTCAGACTTTGCGCACTTTGGAGCAGACTGTGGTGAATGATGGGGCTCTGGGTTCTGGCGGACCTTCGCGAGAACCCCAGCCTCAGACCTGTGCAGAAATGTGGGTAGACCAGGCCCGGGGAATGGCTAAGAGCTGTCCCGGCAACGATGAGGACTCAGATACTGGGCTGAGTTCCATGCACAGCCAAGACTCGGACTCGGTACCCCCTGTGTGCGAATCCCTTGTGTAG